Proteins from one Sabethes cyaneus chromosome 2, idSabCyanKW18_F2, whole genome shotgun sequence genomic window:
- the LOC128737350 gene encoding ATP synthase subunit e, mitochondrial has translation MADLGAPVRVSPLIKFGRWSFLALGVAYGAYHQSRLSKREVGIREIEAQQKVIRDAKLAEEKKRSAAAEAKALAELSGPAKK, from the exons ATGGCTGATCTAGGAGCACCAGTTCGCGTTTCACCACTGATCAAG TTTGGTCGGTGGTCGTTCCTTGCCCTTGGAGTTGCATACGGTGCGTACCATCAATCGCGTCTGTCTAAGCGGGAAGTAGGTATCCGGGAAATCGAAGCACAGCAGAAGGTGATTCGAGACGCGAAATTGGCTGAGGAGAAGAAGCGCAGTGCGGCAG ctGAAGCCAAAGCCTTGGCCGAACTCTCTGGCCCTGCCAAGAAGTAA
- the LOC128737797 gene encoding complex III assembly factor LYRM7, whose translation MSALRKEALKLYKTLQRTKDQVFKGDRRTIEAARQRIREEFVKNKDLQSEKDIREKLKIAQDVDVELRSTVVQAVKVDENLYQAKITGDTKKLDNVMFDPNAKLPPPRSKKCSDRGK comes from the exons ATGAGCGCATTGCGGAAAGAG GCTTTGAAGCTGTACAAAACACTGCAACGCACCAAGGATCAAGTTTTCAAGGGAGATCGCAGAACCATCGAAGCCGCTCGGCAACGAATACGGGAAGAGTTTGTAAAAAACAAGGATCTGCAAAGCGAGAAGGATATCCGAGAG AAATTGAAGATTGCCCAAGATGTAGACGTAGAACTACGCAGCACAGTGGTGCAAGCCGTGAAGGTCGATGAGAACCTCTATC AAGCCAAAATCACTGGAGATACTAAAAAGCTGGACAATGTTATGTTTGACCCGAATGCAAAGCTTCCTCCACCAAGAAGTAAAAAATGCAGTGATAGAGGAAAATAG
- the LOC128736909 gene encoding ras-related protein Rab-8A → MALDFAATYKVLVLGDSNVGKTCIVHRYCDERYYDTYISTIGIDFKQKLINLDGVPIKLQIWDTAGQERFRTLTTAYYRGAMGILLMYDVTSLESFNNLSYWLRNIQENASPDVVKVLAGNKCECNPPQRAVDKERGEKIAENFDMPFFEVSCKQNINIEESFLTLARKIREQREHRGENFDDGDRQKGLQDMIKNGPGSNGLGPFTLGSGGEGGRCSC, encoded by the exons ATGGCACTGGATTTTGCAGcaacctacaaagtgctggtaCTGGGTGATTCTAACGTCGGCAAGACGTGCATTGTTCATCGATACTGCGATGAACGATATTATGATACATACATCTCAACTATCG GTATCGACTTCAAACAAAAACTCATAAACCTAGACGGCGTACCGATTAAGCTGCAAATCTGGGACACTGCCGGTCAGGAACGGTTTCGAACGTTGACCACTGCCTATTACCGTGGTGCCATGGGTATCCTGCTGATGTACGACGTCACAAGTCTAGAGTCGTTTAACAATTTATCCTACTGGCTACGGAACATTCAGGAG aacgcATCGCCAGACGTGGTTAAGGTACTGGCGGGCAACAAGTGCGAGTGCAATCCACCCCAGCGAGCGGTGGATAAAGAGCGGGGAGAGAAG ATCGCCGAAAACTTCGATATGCCATTCTTCGAGGTATCTTGCAAGCAGAACATTAACATTGAGGAATCTTTTCTAACATTGGCCCGCAAAATCCGTGAACAGCGAGAACATCGA GGCGAAAATTTCGACGATGGCGATCGCCAGAAGGGTTTACAGGACATGATCAAAAATGGTCCCGGGTCGAACGGTCTTGGACCGTTCACGTTAGGAAGCGGTGGCGAGGGTGGTAGGTGTTCTTGCTAG